Proteins from one Fibrobacter sp. genomic window:
- a CDS encoding PAS domain-containing protein, protein MLNKFFKSIIDQDDTAIVICNLEHEIVYMNSKACEAQAKRGGAALIGRNLLKCHSPESQEKILKVMAWFQADKTHNWVHTFFNEKQNKDGYMIALRDENGTLIGYYEKHEFRTKDETPFYAM, encoded by the coding sequence ATGCTGAATAAATTTTTCAAGTCCATTATCGACCAGGACGATACCGCCATCGTTATCTGCAACCTGGAACACGAAATTGTCTACATGAACTCGAAGGCTTGCGAGGCTCAGGCCAAGCGTGGGGGAGCCGCCCTCATCGGTCGCAACCTGCTGAAGTGCCATAGCCCGGAATCCCAGGAAAAGATCCTCAAGGTGATGGCCTGGTTCCAGGCGGACAAGACCCACAACTGGGTCCATACCTTCTTCAACGAAAAGCAGAACAAGGACGGCTACATGATTGCCCTCCGCGACGAAAACGGCACGCTCATCGGCTACTACGAAAAGCACGAGTTCCGCACCAAGGACGAAACTCCTTTTTATGCCATGTAA